Proteins encoded in a region of the Rutidosis leptorrhynchoides isolate AG116_Rl617_1_P2 chromosome 9, CSIRO_AGI_Rlap_v1, whole genome shotgun sequence genome:
- the LOC139867322 gene encoding putative F-box/LRR-repeat protein 23 produces the protein MMSSTTDWFNLPFELKFKILDRVGRRDILVNAQNVCTDWYKVFKDPLMWRSINLSRFSLYDDSPPNIAKHAVDRSQGQLVNVVISTFKIIELLRYVADRSSQLRRLEVLFMFGEYVNKALAEALVKFPLLEVLVVSTKYFSSTVIKNAGRYCPSLQKLVVNRTFYVSKSRVRLNNRIAIAIGENLHELRHLKLECNGISNIGLKVVMDGCRHLKSLK, from the exons ATGATGTCATCCACTACGGATTGGTTCAACCTCCCGTTCGAATTAAAGTTTAAGATTCTCGACAGAGTCGGTCGACGTGACATACTCGTGAATGCCCAGAACGTGTGCACTGATTGGTATAAAGTCTTCAAGGACCCTTTGATGTGGAGGAGTATTAACTTGTCCCGGTTTTCTCTTTACGATGATAGTCCTCCGAATATCGCTAAACATGCTGTTGATCGAAGCCAAGGTCAGCTGGTTAATGTCGTAATCTCGACTTTTAAAATCATTGAGCTACTTCGATACGTTGCTGATAG ATCAAGCCAACTTAGGCGTCTAGAAGTTTTGTTTATGTTTGGTGAATATGTTAATAAAGCTTTGGCTGAGGCGTTGGTGAAATTCCCATTATTGGAGGTCCTCGTCGTGAGTACCAAGTATTTCTCCAGTACAGTTATAAAAAATGCTGGTCGTTATTGCCCTTCACTTCAAAAACTGGTTGTTAATCGAACATTCTATGTTTCTAAATCACGTGTACGACTTAATAACCGGATAGCTATTGCTATTGGTGAGAACTTACATGAGCTAAGGCACCTTAAACTCGAATGTAACGGCATTTCAAATATTGGGTTGAAGGTGGTTATGGATGGTTGTCGTCACCTTAAATCACTTAAGTAG